The sequence AATTCGAATACCATAGATGTCATTAGGTCACACTTAGCCAGTAGGCCTGCACGCTTAGATTTCTCAACATCAGCATCGATTTGCTCAGCAATGTAGCCAGCAAGCTCTGTGATGCGGTCTGTTTTGTCTTTGATCGTACCCAGTTGCTTCTGGAAGATCGCTTGGTCTAGTTCAGCAAGACGGTCGATAAGCGGACGCTTACGGTCTGTGTTGAAGAAGAACTCAGCATCAGCAAGACGTGGACGTACAACCTTCTCGTTACCTTCGATTACGTGACGAGGCTCTTTAGACTCGATGTTCGAAACGAAGATGAAGTTTGGCAGAAGGCTTCTTTCAGCGTCACCAATCTCATGCGAATAAACAGGGAAGTACTTCTGATCGCCTTTCATGGTGTAAACCAAGGCTTCAGAAGGCACTTTTAGGAACTCTTGCTCAAACTTAGCAGTAAGCACCACTGGCCATTCAACCAAAGAGGTAACTTCTTCAACAAGGTCATCTTCTAGGTCAGCAATACCGCCAACCGCGTCTGCTGCTTTTTTAGCATCAGCAAGGATGATCGCTTTACGCGCATCGTAATCTGCCATTACTTTACCGCGCTCTTCTAAGATCGCAGGGTATTGGTCAGCAGAGTCGATTGTGAACTCTTGTTCGCCCATGAAACGGTGACCACGGATAGTACGAGCAGAAGCTACGCCTAGGATTTTGCCTTCAACAAGCTCATCGCCTAGTAGCACTGTCAGTGTTTTCACTGGACGGATAAATTGAATGTCTGAGTTACCCCAGCGCATTGCTTTAGGAATTGGTAGGCCAGCCAGTGCTTTCGCAGCGATGTCCATTACCAATTCTTGTACTGGTTTGCCAGCCACTTCTTGCTTGAAAAGAAGCCACTCGCCTTTGTCTGTTTTCAGACGGTCAGCTTGCTCAACAGTAATACCGTTACCACGAGCCCAACCTTGTGCAGCTTTCGTCGCGTTGCCTTCTGCATCGAATGCCACAGAAATTGCAGGACCGCGCTTCTCAACGACTTTGTCTGCTTGGCCTTCAGCCAGTGCTGTC is a genomic window of Vibrio sp. FE10 containing:
- the glyS gene encoding glycine--tRNA ligase subunit beta; the protein is MAKNFLIELGTEELPPTALRSLAEAFASNFEAGLKTAELSHEGIKWYAAPRRLALKVTALAEGQADKVVEKRGPAISVAFDAEGNATKAAQGWARGNGITVEQADRLKTDKGEWLLFKQEVAGKPVQELVMDIAAKALAGLPIPKAMRWGNSDIQFIRPVKTLTVLLGDELVEGKILGVASARTIRGHRFMGEQEFTIDSADQYPAILEERGKVMADYDARKAIILADAKKAADAVGGIADLEDDLVEEVTSLVEWPVVLTAKFEQEFLKVPSEALVYTMKGDQKYFPVYSHEIGDAERSLLPNFIFVSNIESKEPRHVIEGNEKVVRPRLADAEFFFNTDRKRPLIDRLAELDQAIFQKQLGTIKDKTDRITELAGYIAEQIDADVEKSKRAGLLAKCDLMTSMVFEFTDTQGVMGMHYATHDGEDEQVALALYEQYMPRFAGDTLPSTGISSAVAMADKLDTIVGIFGIGQAPKGSDPFALRRASLGVLRIIVENGYNLDLTDLIGKAKELLGDKLTNENVEADVIDFMLGRFRAWYQDAGFSVDIIQAVLARRPTKPADFDQRVKAVSHFRELEAAEALAAANKRVGNILAKFDGELPAEIDLTLLQEDAEKALAENVEVMTEALEPAFATGNYQEALSKLADLREPVDAFFDNVMVMADDEALKKNRLTLLNNLRNLFLQIADISLLQK